The Bradysia coprophila strain Holo2 chromosome IV, BU_Bcop_v1, whole genome shotgun sequence genome includes a region encoding these proteins:
- the LOC119066358 gene encoding uncharacterized protein LOC119066358, whose translation MCTTQVTSTNSLVKAIDDVDGILAAILTQSSSKWKSAKKSKKGDKMPTKLRFIGDSFWTTVKEMRATVTDSVEKSIRRSSMLLLKHVRKYRDCNTMNCTIDKIEAATSIVSKTTDGAEVCDNFYEALHLACVKYKMMSPIILYGRLYEEERFQYVSFIFGERVFIIELTTGIPDIQERASETMGALIRKFGGVPKVSSFIKVQQNIAHIVAEIDLQSKTVAPCELVPDDITILNLNEITELIMASHYLVNQPRTRIEQIYADTLFHKQPFLEGMYVNNKQVFGCVDLSEKDNGASLQPPIILVFCDTITQSNFLWNDKPFPVNVKQLTATDVGRAASNMPYEQLQLLPISVVSDADECGGVRYGDQILYDGPLVIVL comes from the exons atGTGCACCACTCAAGTCACCTCCACCAACTC cCTCGTCAAGGCTATCGATGATGTTGACGGTATTTTGGCAGCAATATTAACCCAAAGCTCATCAAAATGGAAATCAGCGAAAAAGTCAAAGAAAGGCGACAAAATGCCTACTAAGCTACGCTTTATCGGAGACTCTTTCTGGACTACCGTGAAAGAA ATGAGAGCTACCGTCACAGACTCAGTCGAAAAGTCGATCCGACGATCTTCAATGTTGTTGCTTAAACACGTTAGAAAATATCGTG aCTGTAACACCATGAACTGCACCATCGACAAAATTGAAGCTGCAACTTCAATTGT ATCAAAGACGACCGACGGAGCCGAAGTTTGTGATAATTTCTACGAAGCCCTACACCTCGCTtgtgtaaaatataaaatgatgtCCCCAATCATCCTTTACGGCAGATTGTATGAAGAAGAACGGTTCCAGTATGTGTCG ttcatttttgGCGAACGTGTCTTTATAATTGAATTGACGACCGGCATTCCAGACATACAAGAAAGAGCCAGTGAGACAATGGGTGCCTTGATTCGTAAATTCGGAGGAGTTCCGAAAGTCTCGTCGTTCATAAAggttcaacaaaatattgcCCATATCG TGGCCGAAATCGATCTACAAAGCAAAACCGTTGCACCGTGTGAGCTGGTTCCTGATGACATCACgatattgaatttaaatgaaattacgGAATTGATAATGGCATCACATTATCTGGTGAATCAACCACGTACACGAATCGAACAGATTTATGCCGACACTTTGTTCCACAAGCAACCGTTCCTTGAGGGAATGTACGTGAACAACAAACAAGTGTTCGGCTGTGTGGATCTATCCGAAAAAGATAACGGCGCTTCGTTGCAACCGCCAATCATTCTGGTATTCTGCGATACGATAACACAGTCCAACTTTCTGTGGAACGATAAACCGTTTCCCGTGAATGTGAAACAATTAACTGCGACTGACGTTGGTCGGGCGGCTTCGAATATGCCTTATGAACAGCTACAATTACTACCGATAAGTGTAGTATCAGATGCTGACGAATGCGGTGGTGTTCGCTACGGTGATCAAATCTTATATGATGGTCCGCTTGTTATTGTGCTCTAG
- the LOC119066363 gene encoding FAM10 family protein At4g22670-like isoform X2: MKSFTTIAVIALTFELVTIISCSPLPDPTLEVIAPLVGAAAAAMTGGMRGGGMPYGQMGGGMPYGPMGGGMPYGPMGGGMPYGPMGGGMPYGQMGGGMPYGRMGG; this comes from the exons ATGAAGTCATTTACGACAATTGCCGTTATAGCCTTAACATTTGAATTAGTAACG ATTATTTCTTGCAGCCCTTTACCGGACCCTACTCTTGAGGTTATAGCACCATTGGTGGGAGCAGCTGCAGCTGCTATGACAGGTGGAATGCGTGGAGGTGGAATGCCTTATGGTCAAATGGGAG GTGGAATGCCGTATGGTCCAATGGGAGGTGGAATGCCTTATGGTCCAATGGGAGGTGGAATGCCTTATGGTCCAATGGGAGGTGGAATGCCTTATGGTCAAATGGGAGGTGGAATGCCTTATGGACGAATGGGAGGATAA
- the LOC119066363 gene encoding feruloyl esterase B-like isoform X1: MKSFTTIAVIALTFELVTIISCSPLPDPTLEVIAPLVGAAAAAMTGGMRGGGMPYGQMGGGMPYGQMGGGMPYGQMGGGMPYGPMGGGMPYGPMGGGMPYGPMGGGMPYGQMGGGMPYGRMGG; the protein is encoded by the exons ATGAAGTCATTTACGACAATTGCCGTTATAGCCTTAACATTTGAATTAGTAACG ATTATTTCTTGCAGCCCTTTACCGGACCCTACTCTTGAGGTTATAGCACCATTGGTGGGAGCAGCTGCAGCTGCTATGACAGGTGGAATGCGTGGAGGTGGAATGCCTTATGGTCAAATGGGAGGTGGAATGCCTTATGGCCAAATGGGAGGTGGAATGCCATATGGCCAAATGGGAGGTGGAATGCCGTATGGTCCAATGGGAGGTGGAATGCCTTATGGTCCAATGGGAGGTGGAATGCCTTATGGTCCAATGGGAGGTGGAATGCCTTATGGTCAAATGGGAGGTGGAATGCCTTATGGACGAATGGGAGGATAA
- the LOC119066363 gene encoding FAM10 family protein At4g22670-like isoform X3 produces MKSFTTIAVIALTFELVTIISCSPLPDPTLEVIAPLVGAAAAAMTGGMRGGGMPYGPMGGGMPYGPMGGGMPYGPMGGGMPYGQMGGGMPYGRMGG; encoded by the exons ATGAAGTCATTTACGACAATTGCCGTTATAGCCTTAACATTTGAATTAGTAACG ATTATTTCTTGCAGCCCTTTACCGGACCCTACTCTTGAGGTTATAGCACCATTGGTGGGAGCAGCTGCAGCTGCTATGACAGGTGGAATGCGTGGAG GTGGAATGCCGTATGGTCCAATGGGAGGTGGAATGCCTTATGGTCCAATGGGAGGTGGAATGCCTTATGGTCCAATGGGAGGTGGAATGCCTTATGGTCAAATGGGAGGTGGAATGCCTTATGGACGAATGGGAGGATAA